A single Megachile rotundata isolate GNS110a chromosome 9, iyMegRotu1, whole genome shotgun sequence DNA region contains:
- the mRpL34 gene encoding mitochondrial ribosomal protein L34, which yields MFGRLISSAYQALPRLIPFGQTSTSIINSPITNQWNLSLIRTKMRYHFPRPNERRRIKRHGWFARMSTPGGRRVLMRRILKGKYVLSH from the exons atgtTCGGCAGATTAATTTCTAGTGCATATCAAGCACTTCC TCGCCTCATACCATTTGGACAAACATCAACATCGATCATCAATTCACCAATAACAAATCAGTGGAATCTTTCGTTAATTAGAACAAAAATGAGATATCATTTCCCACGTCCTAATGAACGGCGTCGTATTAAACGTCACGGCTGGTTTGCAAGAATGTCCACTCCAGGTGGTAGAAGAGTTCTTATGAGAAGAATATTGAAAGGGAAATATGTGCTCAGTCATTAA
- the LOC100878720 gene encoding pseudouridylate synthase RPUSD4, mitochondrial: MVYLIIKSAIFKHTTICAPCIKLLKRNFAELQPISKKALHPYKQIHPWKSMTEFSEDLLANIIFNEDGLVALNKPYGIKRDGVKVSAYGVPNAVNYTLTEAVPYISKHLGYPNLAIIKCPEMYMSGVTLLATNEKIQRAVEVSVIQNKYLSYKYWVVTCGKPKQLEGKHRVAMKSMQRPNHDGSKAVIVTSWSKNDEKLNRIKLLNTEFKILSNSILDLCSLVEITSSTKRWHAIRLYASTYLYSPILGDNVCGSRVKKVGNTHVKVDPFLETANAPPKLNKRLLQLLAVSEERQIIIPAHIHLKKVVLPNFYGKDVTIEAPLPPSFHWTCKQLDLQY; the protein is encoded by the exons ATGGTTTACTTAATAATAAAATCTGCTATATTCAAGCACACAACTATATGTGCACCATGTATAAAATTGCTGAAAAGAAATTTTGCAGAGCTACAGCCAATATCAAAAAAGGCATTACATCCTTATAAACAAATTCATCCTTGGAAATCGATGACAGAGTTTTCAGAAGATCTTCTtgctaatataatttttaatgaag ATGGATTAGTAGCATTGAACAAACCATACGGAATAAAACGTGACGGTGTAAAGGTATCCGCGTATGGTGTACCAAATGCTGTAAACTATACATTGACAGAAGCAGTACCATACATTTCCAAACATCTGGGATATCCAAACTTAGCTATAATTAAATGTCctgaaat GTATATGAGTGGTGTTACACTTTTAGCAACAAATGAAAAAATACAACGTGCTGTGGAAGTGtctgttattcaaaataaatatctttcataTAAATACTGGGTAGTCACATGTGGTAAACCTAAACAATTAGAAGGTAAACATCGTGTGGCAATGAAATCAATGCAAAGACCCAACCATGATGGTTCCAAG GCAGTTATTGTTACTTCATGGTCCAAAAATGATGAGAAACTAAACaggataaaattattaaatacagaATTTAAGATATTATCCAATTCTATCCTTGATTTGTGTTCATTGGTTGAAATAACTTCAAGTACTAAAAGATGGCATGCAATTAGACTTTATGCGTCAACATATTTGTATTCCCCAATTCTTGGAGATAACGTTTGTGGATCACGAGTTAAGAAAGTAGGCAATACTCATGTAAAAGTTGATCCCTTTCTAGAGACTGCTAATGCACCaccaaaattgaataaaagaCTTTTACAATTGTTGGCTGTAAGTGAAGAACGACAGATAATAATTCCAGCTCATATTCATTTGAAAAAAGTGGTTCTACCAAACTTTTATGGCAAGGATGTAACAATTGAAGCACCTTTACCGCCATCATTTCATTGGACATGTAAACAACTTGatttgcaatattaa